CGCGTAATTACACCTTTTACTTGTGGTATCtggagttaaataaattttaaaacgcataaaacatatataaaagtatgttatggtgtcatttattttaattaaataaaacatttaaattaaaattttcagttgactagaaattttgaaaaaataagaaCTAACTAAGAGATGTtatgatgtttgttttttgtgCTGTCTGTGCGTTTAGCGACTGCGgcaatataatgtaaaaataaattctttcattTACAGTAAGTTTCTGATaccaaaatattcatttaaaacataatgtgattattttgtcaaagataatgacaagaaTAACGATtttcatacagagattttggtctcaaaaacccacggttacaCCTCTTCTAATGTTACAGGTAAAAAAGATATCTTAACAGTAGTAAAAACTATCGAATACAATAATGATTGcgtttagttatttattatcttattgaATTTCACTATGGTCGAGAATTTGGTTCTTGTACCATAACAAATTTGCCAACGCAAATGTGCTGGATGTTTCAAGCGTAGAAAATAGTCGTCGATATGACACACGCCCTAATCACTCCGAAGGGCGACATCTCTCGGACTCCAGCGGCACTTTTGTAACCAATTCCAGTATCCGTTGCGGAAGAATTAAACTCCCGTGTGGTTGAAGATAAACGATACAGCATTCTTGTCCACGGGAGGTGACCGACGAGTAATAGATGCGTGGTTGTTGTTGTTATAGTGCCATGATTTCCTAGTCGAAGTACTCGAGGACTGAAGTGCAATCGTCTCGTAATACCGCAGCCTCCCGCAACACTTCCTGCTCTTAATGATGGCGACGAATCCCTTCCTGTACTTCTTGTTGAAGAAGGCATACAATATAGGATTGATGCAGGAATTGGAGGAGCCAAGCCACTGCGCCAGCGGCGTTACCACGGGGAATATGTCCTCTTCCCATTTCTGCACTGGCCCCCCCAACTTTATCCTCGCGAATATAAGATACAAAGGAAACCAGGATAGCACAAACAATATGACTACCACGACCAGCATCTTGACAACTTTCACTTTGGACTTTTGTTGCATTCTCTCCATCTGCGCATCCTGTGTGTCGGTTGGGATCGCGCGCCTCCACACTTTGATCCAGATAAGGATGTAGCACATGGTAATAAGAACCATCGGCAGAATGTAGCAGAAGATGAGGTTTCCGATAACAAAGTACAGTATCTCGCTCAAGGGGTTGGGCCAGACGTCGAGACAGAGCCGTACGTGGGGGCTGTCTTCGAAAACCACTACCAGGTCGAAAAAGAATACCCAGGGCGTGGTGACGGAGATGGCGAATATCCAGATGAAGACGATCATCATGCGCGCGCGCCGCTTCGTTATTTGGCATTTGAGAGGCCACCAGATGGCGAGAAATCTGcaacaaataaagtaaatattaaaattttgcgtgataaaaagttattatttctttgtattcCACGTATAGAATAAACTGTTGTCAGTTGAGTCATATAAACAGGTACAAATCTACAACACAACATTGTTGGTTATATAATAGGGCTTTAGCAGCAATGAgatattgtttttcaattaaaagattaaaacaaaatgttttggcagctaacaaataaataaatcaatcaatGCACTCATTCTCATCGAGACGAGATTAAAGATgatgtatgttttatacaccAAAATGAAGCCACTGTTCaatacagaattaaaaattctgcCAAAGAGGTGGCATATTGGCCACCAAGACCTTTGCCCTTTTAGTTAAGTAAAAATGTAGCGTAGAAAAAGATTACATAAGAAACCGTCGAAAAGAAATGAAAGGGATTTCCTTCTTTTTCCACTCTTTTGTCATGTTTTTCTTCAGCTTAAAGGCAAAAATATTGATGATTATTTCACACTAGATGTATCGCTTGTGCCTTAGAATATGCTAGTGGTGTGTCACAAACTTTAAGTGACAAACCTTGAGGTGTCGCTTCATAAGTCTCGGGTAGGTCAGCGATAGACAAACGCGTTTGATATTTCAATAGTTGTCGTGTCGTTGTTACTTTCAGTCGCcttgcttttattattagcaTATTATTATATCGTTTTATAATCGACCTTATGAAATTCAATGTGTGGATTTTgtatacacaaaaatattaacataaccTATCCCTATTTTAGTCTTTAACTTGCTGAcctaaaacataaatttaatatgtcacGAATTCGTTTCCAacaaacagaataaaattgaCTTCTAGTGCTTATAAATAGAATGTTATCTAACTAAgagcttttttatattaatcatttaattttaggaCTTTTTTTCGGAAGACTTTTTCACCTGGCCGAGGGAGGACGGCTGACAAACTGACAAATGGTTTTAACGTCAGACATGGGGTACACGGGACCGGACGTTGAACCCGTATTTAGCATAGTCCCAAAGGGTCTTTGTCGACTAACTAATTCCGACTGTGGGGTTTTGATATGTGGTTTATATGCTAATTAATGGTATAAAGGCCCTTCattcttatttcaaatttgacaATAAAAGTTTGTATAAATGGGAAGGAAAATTTTCTATACCATCATGGaacatattactttaaattgagGAAATGCTCTAAGTAATATCTCTAAGTAAGGTAATTTGGAAGCAATGTTGCAAAATTCCCATCAGTCTTTgtctgtttctttttttttgcatttattcaTATAGCAATAACTGCACAGGAGATGCCGAATCGACCTCGTATGGAGTTCACGCACATTAAATTGCGTGAAATTTTCCAAAACACATTAATCACGGTCTGCTGTAATCCTGCGTTGACATTCGAGATGGCATAATCAGGAATATTTTAGCACAGTTGCCCTTTTCCAGTATATACGAGATGAAATGTACCGCATCGCTACCACAGACATTTAAAGTTAGAGTCGACATGAAAAGCGAAAAGGTAACTTTCGCAACTGTAACTCCTATATGTGtttaatttgatatgaataaactagatggcg
Above is a genomic segment from Papilio machaon chromosome 9, ilPapMach1.1, whole genome shotgun sequence containing:
- the LOC106711705 gene encoding neuropeptide SIFamide receptor produces the protein MAPLRVPTDFFTDDVTDFLNYSTQHPEIESPRHHLRHRNHSRDHSRNHNVVDMLSNSIMEVINTKFIPDNSVLPDMEPLSTHMDGQERHPLKMNITMNRSDFGVISEELLYRHSGAMTAVYCVAYLLVFVVGLVGNCFVIAVVYRSPRMRTVTNFFIVNLAVADILVIVFCLPATLMSNIFVPWVLGWLMCKTVPYVQGLSVAASVYSLVAVSLDRFLAIWWPLKCQITKRRARMMIVFIWIFAISVTTPWVFFFDLVVVFEDSPHVRLCLDVWPNPLSEILYFVIGNLIFCYILPMVLITMCYILIWIKVWRRAIPTDTQDAQMERMQQKSKVKVVKMLVVVVILFVLSWFPLYLIFARIKLGGPVQKWEEDIFPVVTPLAQWLGSSNSCINPILYAFFNKKYRKGFVAIIKSRKCCGRLRYYETIALQSSSTSTRKSWHYNNNNHASITRRSPPVDKNAVSFIFNHTGV